The Glycine max cultivar Williams 82 chromosome 3, Glycine_max_v4.0, whole genome shotgun sequence sequence CATAAAAAGTCAAGTAAGAAAGCAAAAGTGATGCCACCACAACATGGACAAAAGAAAGttaaaatagacaaaaaaatgaagaaacttttCCGCAAGCGAGCACGGGAGTATAAttctgatgatgaagaagatgatgaggcCACTGTCCCTGCTACCTTAGAGCCTAAAAGTCTGGCATCTATCACCAATAAAAGAAATGACAAGGATGGCATAGAAAGTGAGGATAGGTCTGAGGATGAAGGAGCTGCTGGACCACAAAAAACATGGAATAAGAATGCTACTGATATGAATTATCATAGCTCTGATGATGAAggggaagatgatgatgaaattcAGCCAGGAATTACAAAATTCACGGAAGGATGTAGAGCATTCAAGATGGCCTTTAGGAATCTTATGAAGAAGAGTGTTCCTGACGACATGTTGGTAAGTTAGGTGATCATACAACAAGATTATGTTTATACGGAACATTGGGAAACTCGTTTTTTTAACACTTGGATAATTTGTAGGGTCCAATATTGTCAGGGCAAAGGAAACTTGTTGTAGATAAACTTGCAGAAGAGGAAGCAGAACGCAAGGTCAAGGGAGAGGCCAAAAAGGAAAAGCAGATGGTAGTTTTAAATTTCAAGTTGACTGATTTTAATGTTATTCAAAGTAGTATTGTCAATTTATTTGTATCCTCAGTTATTGTCACCCTTAAGTCTTGTATAGTAATCTTATTGCTTGTTACAGTTGGCAGAAAAGGGGCATGTCAAACCTGCTACTTACTTGGATTCACATGAAAAGTTTTTAATAAGTGTTGCTACAAAAGGAGGTAAATgatttggattttcttttaaagaaaaatctatggccttttattctttttgatgACTTGCATTTTCCTGTTACTGATTTGGACTATTGTCATGACCATGCATCAAATTGGATTACTTTCAGTGGTCAAGCTGTTCAATGCTGTAAGTTTTCACTTACATTTTACTAAATTTTGGTTTCTTCCTAGAGTTTCTACCCATGTCTCTTTGCTTCTTTGTATCTCTATCATTATTGAACGGGAGATTTTGTTCACACCTGTTACAGGTCAATAAGGCACAAACTGCTCAGAGGGGGCTGGACCCCTCAAGGACTAAAGATGCAAAAGGTTAGTTTGTTTAATGCTGTATTTCCTAGAAAAACATTcagaatagttttttttttattattgttactaGAGGGAAGAgatatattttaagtaaaaatataattaaagaagAACAAAAAGTTGGGaggttaaatttaaaaaataaatgtgattGGAAAGAAAGAAACTGACAATATAAGAGTAGTGGTAGTTGCTGTAGTTTAAAAGAGAATAGTGGAAGTTTAAGAAGGGTGCAAGGGTAAAATTGTTTTATGAAATGTGTACACCATAAGTGGGTATCccctttattattagtatagatTATGAGGAGGAATCAAGTTACTCCAAGAGTACTTCTAAAAAATGTATGCCACATCCTCACTATTCATTTCTTGAAATCTAATGGTTTTAACGAGTAACTACACTTAacctttattttaaagttactaGGGATGGGGAGTAATTCTTTTAAAGTTACTCTTGAAGTAACTTGATCCcccctttattattattattattgtagtaCTACAATTAGGGATGGAAATGAGCCAAGCCGCTTGTCAAGAGCCTATGGCTCGGCCTATTTAAGACTCGGCTCAGCTTGGCTTGTTTACTATAAAGGTCAAGctcaagttttttaaaaagtttttttagataaaaaggccAAAGCCAAACTATAGAAAAAGCTTGTTAAGCTGGGCAAGCCGGCTTGTTTAATtagtgataataataataataactattatctATACTATTCTTATGGCATTATGAATCACAGGATGAAGTGATATAAAGTGCTTAGAGAATTCACTTGCATgtgaaaaaattttaaaaagaaaaagactcaAGTTAAATTCAgacaattcaaatatttttatttggttatattagtataaatcatctctaatccatatattttttaatattatgctcttttttttttcattttcttttgatatactttgtgttttaataacttgaattcaatatgattttgtttatcaattatttttggatttgtacattacttatacgaaattttataagttttttttaattagtatttcactaggttttaaaataattaattggttaaaacttaaaagacgTCTTTAAGCAGGTTTTTAAATAGGCTCGTAGGCCAAGTCAGACTTTTATGTAAGCCAAACTGAGCCTTTAAAAAAAGCCTATGACAGGTAATGAGCCAAACTTAAGCCTTGCATATTCAACTCAAGCCGAGCTCAAGTCTAGTAAAGCTTGACTTGGCTTGACTCATTTCCACCCCTAACTACAATACATATATTATTGATTCTCTGTTCACtttattcttttgttcattCCTATCCGTTCTATTTTCTTGGATTGTAACATTTCAATCTTCGTAATGACTAATGTGTGCATAATTCTAATTATCAAATGTGTATCTGCCAGAGATACGAAAACGGACGAAACAAGCCTTCTTTTCAGAGTTAGGGAAACCATCATTGCCTGCAATTGGCACCACTACAAAGGTGATTTACTACTGCCCATTCTATTTTTGTGTCAGTATTGGCTGGGTCGTAGCTAACAATTCAATAATTTCAGTTTTACCAGTTCAcccttttgtattttattattgttagcAGCAAAATCCTGAATATGGAAAAATTCTAAACATACTATTGTTGGAGTGGGTTTAACCAGTAAtgctaaatatattattatttggtcttccattttgaacttttatattttatccagTCTCCTAAAATTGTCAAACTGGTTAAATTTGGTTTTGAAACAGTGCCTtcacattttttattagaagaaCTGATACATGTTTTAGATCTATAATACCTTGTTTAGCTaccatacacattttttttttctctcaataaattataacaaatgTATCTTAATGAGGTAGCCTCCCTGTGTTGTTAAATTATCAAAGTGTTTGGGTTTTTTTATACGCAGGCCAAGGAAAGCACTGATCGGGTAGAAGATGAACAACCTGCTTGGGCTCCATTACGAGATAACTATATGCTGACAAGTTCAAAACTAAAGGATTGGGACAAAATGCCTGTAAGTAACCTTTGAAGTTGTATCTACTTTTATGCTACGCAGGTAGCTTGCACTAATCATTTTGCATTCCTACAGGATAAAAATGTATCAGATGACATGGGAAAAACTTCTGAAGATAGTAGTTCAGATGAAGATTAGTAGTTTAGAACTCAAGCAAGCAGAATTGAGATATTCATGGTTGGACAATCTGTCAGATTTTTAATATTGGTACTGTTCTAGTTATTGGCATAGGAGTATCTTATCCATACATTTTACTGCCAATGGTGTACTAATACGAGCAATGAATCATTggtatgaaatttaaaatattagagaTCTGTTTTTCCTATTCCATTTCTCTTCAATAGGTTAGAAAAGAATGGACTAGTGACGAAGTTGCACGCTGATGGGCTAAAATTTGGTATGCATCACCCATTACTGAATAACATTTACTGAACATGTTGAATCAGGTTTTCTGTCTTTTCTTTCCCTATTACATTAGGAATATGATTATCTCCAGTAATAggactttttctatttttgatcTACAAGAAAACCGGATATTGTATTGAAAGCTAGGAAAATATCCTGCAtagtcaaatttcaaatttctccTCTGTAGTTTCAAAGATAATTCATTGGCGTCTTTGAATGGAAATGCACTTCAATTCCCTTCCCTAACTCACTCTCTAGTCCTCTCAACCTGCATCTACTTCTAGGGAAACACTTATTATATTATTGGAATTTTGAGgtctaaagattttttttacctaCAATTTCATTCTAACTATTATCATAGTGATGGTTAAAAACCCTTACAAtgtctaaattaattattttagtcaGGGTGACCACATAGATCAGTGTGCCAGCACCTGAAAAAATAGAGTGACAACATAAAAATTAAGTGCATTGTTGATCGGATTGAGTCACACAATTTGTCAGAGTtatcgatttttcaaaaaaatcagtCGATTTATACTGGATCATGCCGAGTTGATGGCATGCCCAATAGTAAGAGGCTCAAATCGACTATCCACCGGTTTCCGGTCAGCATTTCTTGTATAggttattattttagttataactaaaatatatttgaggTATGTAAAGTttgaaaagtatttattttattttataaaacttttttgtattaatttagtttatgtaaaaataaaatatatttttattagttttcagtga is a genomic window containing:
- the LOC100817676 gene encoding RRP15-like protein, which encodes MAEEMKMVEPGRGKRKFFKTQGHKKSSKKAKVMPPQHGQKKVKIDKKMKKLFRKRAREYNSDDEEDDEATVPATLEPKSLASITNKRNDKDGIESEDRSEDEGAAGPQKTWNKNATDMNYHSSDDEGEDDDEIQPGITKFTEGCRAFKMAFRNLMKKSVPDDMLGPILSGQRKLVVDKLAEEEAERKVKGEAKKEKQMLAEKGHVKPATYLDSHEKFLISVATKGVVKLFNAVNKAQTAQRGLDPSRTKDAKEIRKRTKQAFFSELGKPSLPAIGTTTKAKESTDRVEDEQPAWAPLRDNYMLTSSKLKDWDKMPDKNVSDDMGKTSEDSSSDED